Genomic window (Nicotiana sylvestris chromosome 7, ASM39365v2, whole genome shotgun sequence):
TAATTTACTAAGCATGTCAACCAGGTGGTTACTTTCATTTGGACTTTTCTACAGCCAGTTTGACCTTTGGTCCAGTCTGAGAGTATCTCTTGTGTGTTCATCTGCGGTAATGAGTTTGAGAGGCTAAACTTGTTTTTATAGGTGGATTATTCATGCACTCCAGAGGAAGTGCAGCAGCATTTTCAGGCATGTGGGACTGTAAATAGAGTTACAATCCGAACTAACAAGTTTGGGCAACCTAAAGGGTATGCTTACGTTGAGTTTCTTGAAACGGAAGCTGTCCAAGAAGCTCTTCTTCTGAATGAATCTGAACTTCATGGCCGCCAACTTAAGGTCAGCCAGTTAGTCCCCTAAACCCACTTTGTTTATCCGGTtgatacatttaaaaatataagTTCATTTCATTTCCGGCTTCCTACCCTTTCTCAATTGTGATTGCAAATGTTGTATAGGTATCAGCAAAGAGGACTAACGTACCTGGTATGAAGCTGTATCGTGCTAGGCGGCCCAATCCTCCCATGGGATTTCGAGGCCGGACACCATTTATGGCTGCTCCGTATTTTTTCCCTCCTTATGGATACGGGTAACAGTAATCGTTTTATACTTTTACAATAACTTGTGTTTGCTGAACACTCCCAATATTTATTAAATTTGTgacattattttattatttatgcTGCAGAAAGGTTCCAAGGGCTAGGGCGCCAATGCGTTACAGCCCCTACTTCTGAGACAGCATTTCCTCTGAGACAGACATATACATATCTCTGGATGGTGGGATATTTCATTAAAAGCAGTAGCTTCTTATCCCCTGTATGGCAAATTGCCTTTCAGAATCTTATTTATCCTGAAATCCATTTTCAACTGGGCTTTGTGGCAAATATTGTGATCATGAATCCTGTTGATGTTGCGTCCTTAGAATTCAAGAAAAatatgcatgtttcaagtctcCTATATTGTTTGCATTCTACcgggggggtgggggtgggggtttGGGAGAGAGAAATCCTTGTACATATCTTTTCTCTGGAAGTTTTGGACCATTATTGTGTTTTTTGGAGCTCATTTTCTGGTCTATAGGGTTTTGGGTTGCAACCAATCTGGCGAAGGGAGGCCTATTTGATGGAGGTTGAATGCGTTTGATATTATGATGGCAAATAATAAAATTTGTCATTGAGTAAGCGACATCACAATTGTCTAACctgaaaataagaagaaattatCGACCAACTGGATTTTTTTAATGCGCGTATTCCTAATTATATTAGCAGTTTAGTAAACTTAAATAATTTACAAATGCATACTTTTAATTGCATCAATTTCTTAAATTTACCTTTAATGCATAACTTATTCGGATTTCGGAATCAGTCGAATATAAAAGCTCACCCTTTTAACTATGAGGAGACGTGTGGAACTCTCATCACTTTTATTTGTAACAAGGGATTTTTGGTACTTCCATAAATTTAGCTTACGTTAACAATCTTCCTTTACTTCTTTAAACGTTGTGTGGGATCAACCATTGTTACATAATATCCAGGAATATAAAGAACGCCATCtctttgtttgttgttaaaagcGTGAAGAACTGAATGTTTCAGCTGATATGATTCTTTTCTTGAAGACTTTATATCAACTGGGGTGGTGGCGCAGTTGGCTAGCGCGTAGGTCTCATAGCTTCTGAGTAATTCTGAGGTCGAGAGTTCGAGCCTCTCTCACCCCATTAATCATTTTGGAAGATCTTAACAACGTCAAGATCAGATCTTTCTTGTGTGCTGTTGATATTGCTTCCCGTTGGTTTTCACAACATGATCAACTAGTTTATCCAGCGTCAATGATCGAGGTGCTTTTTGGTTTCAAATCAGacgcaaagaaggaaagaaaacacAATAGAAGTAATGACaattttatttttccattttgCTAATAGCTTATATATCAGGTATAAAAGAGGGAGGAAAAATCAAGAGCATGAAAAGGGAAGTTGTCAAAAAAGAATATCCATTTACATTTCAGATGCAGGAAATATCTGTGAACTAGAAGATGAGAACAGAAAAATAGATGCTCAAAATCTAGTATAAATATTGGATCACCATCCTTTCTTCCCAGCAATTTGCTCAGAGTAGGTATAGAACGTAACACAAAATTAACAAAGACGTACGAACCCTGGTGATCGGGAGGGAATGCCAATAAAATAGGATTCCGCGCGTCTCCTACTGCTTAGCCTTGTTTAAATTGGCCCGTTCATCAATCAGTTCTCTCTTTTTACTACTCAACATTTCAGAATCTCCACTTGCATTTTAACCAATTGATCACCTCTCATGTTACTCAGAAAAGGCACACCTTTTTTTCCCTCGTCGTGTCTTGTATTGTCTTAGTCTATGGCAGAGTACCAGATGAAATATTTAGATCAACCATTTTCACGACGAGTCCATTACttaaatggtcactcaactattcgAAATTATCTTGTAAAGTCATCGAACTTTCGTTTGTAACAAAAAAGTCACTTAACTATGCATGTAGCACTTAGAAAGTCACTCAACCAAATTTCTCAAACTTTTGAttgtcaaatacctattttaccctctaaattattgacttttattttcttcttcttttttttacttcttttagtattatgattttttctttttttttaatcaacATTATAGACTTATCTATAaaacaaataaattttatttacaaataaaataaaataaaaaaatatttttctagcatatataatttcgaaataataacataattgagcataattttcaaaaatacataatgtatattataaaaatatctttattttaaataattattttctatagtacgtgcatggaatatattttttaaaatttttattttattttattctcaattgtgtaaataaatttttgagtttttgttGTTAATATCAAAATTATTATAACGaataaattgttttaattaattttctaCTATGCTCAATATTTTATTATTCCAGCATTAGCTTaaatagtatttttattttttaaatttataaataaaaGTTTATTTATTCTAAGGTAactccataatataaattaaaaggataaaaaattataatatttaaaaagctaaaagaaaataaaaagaagataaaaagtgataatttagagggtaaaataagtATTTGGCGATCAAAAGTTTGAGAAATGTAGTTGAGTGACTTTCTGAGTGTTATAGGCA
Coding sequences:
- the LOC104225869 gene encoding polyadenylate-binding protein 2-like, which translates into the protein MEDDVEMAASENGAVVELDDMKKRLKEMEDEAAALREMQAKVEKEMGSVQDPAAAANQANREEVDSRSVFVGNVDYSCTPEEVQQHFQACGTVNRVTIRTNKFGQPKGYAYVEFLETEAVQEALLLNESELHGRQLKVSAKRTNVPGMKLYRARRPNPPMGFRGRTPFMAAPYFFPPYGYGKVPRARAPMRYSPYF